Proteins encoded within one genomic window of Humulus lupulus chromosome 1, drHumLupu1.1, whole genome shotgun sequence:
- the LOC133830648 gene encoding NDR1/HIN1-like protein 13 produces MEGRVSAAADIDEVDPSSSSSPAAAPPPSHAVRRSETYVIQIPKDQIYRVPPPENARVAERLRKPVSSKATKSSRRVCLCLLCMGITLLVMGFVFGLTLLVMFCSLSLKAPKFSVENVQVLNHPEYNNEGLIKNSSSIQSYAVYVKVDNTNSNTGISYQREGSVTSMTFRGKNIGKGTYPTMFQGGDFNSTTVRLVLDGSKGVHFKRDGDNNNNNKLPISLSLKLDIPIRMYVWILEIWKKEILVGCKVKLKDLETKNSKVIRGACHTKFRS; encoded by the coding sequence ATGGAGGGGCGGGTCTCCGCCGCTGCCGACATCGATGAAGTCGACCCTTCGTCCTCATCATCACCAGCAGCAGCACCGCCACCCAGCCACGCAGTACGGCGGTCAGAAACGTACGTAATCCAAATCCCCAAGGACCAAATTTATCGTGTACCGCCTCCTGAGAATGCTCGAGTCGCGGAACGTTTACGTAAACCTGTAAGTTCGAAAGCTACTAAGAGCAGCCGCCGTGTATGCCTATGCTTGCTATGCATGGGAATAACGTTACTGGTGATGGGGTTCGTATTTGGGTTAACTCTGTTGGTTATGTTCTGTTCTTTGAGCCTTAAAGCTCCTAAGTTCTCAGTCGAAAATGTCCAAGTCTTGAATCACCCTGAATATAATAATGAGGGGTTAATTAAAAATAGTAGTAGTATACAGTCGTACGCGGTGTACGTGAAGGTGGACAACACAAACTCCAACACTGGAATCTCGTACCAACGCGAAGGGAGCGTCACGTCGATGACGTTTCGAGGTAAGAACATTGGTAAGGGAACGTATCCAACGATGTTTCAAGGAGGAGATTTTAACAGCACCACCGTACGACTTGTCCTCGATGGATCAAAGGGAGTACATTTTAAACGTGACggagataataataataataataagttacCGATTTCGCTGAGTTTGAAATTAGATATTCCTATTCGGATGTACGTTTGGATCTTGGAGATTTGGAAGAAAGAGATTTTGGTTGGTTGCAAGGTCAAGTTAAAGGATTTGGAGACAAAGAATTCTAAAGTAATTCGGGGAGCATGTCATACCAAGTTCAGGTCTtaa